tcatttttggtTAACATTTCCTAGCTAGAACATCTTTTTTAGGGCCCGACCCAAATTAGTATGGGTCTCTCCCACTGTTTTAGCCAAAATTGTTTCTAGGCCCTAGAAAATCAATCTTGAGATAAACTGAGGAACAAGTCAAAGTGTCTTGAACTACATTTGGACTCATAGCATATTATGGTGTTATTTTTCAGATTGGGCCAATGGATTTGTGTTGTTAAAAAATGACCTTAAACAGTTAGCCCAAATACATGTCATAATTGCAACCCccaattacttttttgttgaaaatgctAATATGGatgaaactttattaaaaacaGCAAGAAGAAGCATCATCTTGTTACTTGTTTGGGATAAATGGTATTTTTAGTTCATAAATAGTAGTCATTATAACTAAGTCCATTTGAATGTTAAGATTTAGAAATTTTCAATATGATATCATATTGTTTGGTTGAATTGTCATTCATAGCGTCGTGTTGGTTAATTACTTATCATTAATAGTACATATTTAGGATTCGTAATCATTCTAGTGATTTCTTGATGTTAAAAATGGATGGAAAGTCTATTATGCTATTTGCAATGGATGAAAATCTTGACCGATTGACTCTACATGTTTTTAatactcttatatatatatagagagagagcgagagagagagagaaatgatatatttacaatatttttacaacaaatcctaagtggcaggttgttactagttgttattgttagggcaaaaaagtaatcttactgttagtttcaaatttgaaccaataataactaaccatatgtgatttgttgtaaaaatgttgtaaacgtgacatctctcatatatatattgctGAATAAATTATATGTCCACAgtatatttataatactttttaatttaagttgtaaatttactatgaaaatattataagcGTAGtacttctttatatttttgctcaaaatttTACTGCAAAATAGGAGCTTGGTTTCTCTAAATGTGATATTTATATGTAGAatgcaataataataaatgtaattaataggttttaagcatttaataaaaaaatgtttaaattaatttatggTAATTAATGTCactttcagcaataaatttGGTACTACCCTTAATATTAAGTAATTTTTAAGTACTCTCAAAGCACTGAAAATTGTGTTattttctctcacatttataGCGGAATTCactcattaaatttatggtgaagTCCACTATAAATATGAGAggaaatatcatttttttcgtactttaaaaatatttttcctataacatTACTCACCCATAGGATAAGTACAGAAGAACTTACCCTGAAACCCAAGCAAAAtccaaagtttagaaaaatgaATATTACTCAGAATATCCTATTATTGGTTGCACGTTCCAtatgtatattttctttttaaataatagaCCAGTGACGTGGGCTAAAGCAAAATATTGTGCCCGTTCGATGATAAATGAATTAGTTAAAATATGGTTGgagtaaaaagttaaaatttccCTCTATAATTGACCAAATTAATTAGTGTTTAATTGGGACTTATTCATCAACCTAACTACCTAAGATGGATCAGGGATCTAACATGCAAAGGAAAAAGTAACTTGAACACGTTAATTCTTATTCTTCCATTCAGACAGCCTTTAACTTTACCTGTTGTATATGAacctcaaaatatatatatcatcccCTCTCTAAATccctcccccccacccccaaaaaaaaaagaaaaaaagaaagagagagagagtcagagagtctaagagaaagaagagctcagaaacaataaagaaattcaACAGAAGGTTAAGAAAAATGGAGATGAAACACTTGGAGATAACTATGAACTCTGCAAGGGGTCTCAAAAAAGTGAATCATCTTCATGCTATGGACGTGTATGCTGTGGTCACACTGTCCAGCAACCCCCAAACTGAGCAAAGAACTCCTGTGGACAAGGGTTGTGGCTCAAAGCCCATGTGGAACCACACCATGAAGTTCACTTTTGATGAAGCCGTGGCAAAGATGAATTACCTTTTTCTCAACATCAAGCTCAGGCACCATGGCCACATCCGTGGAGACAAGGAGATTGGAGAGGTCTTGGTCCCTGTGAAAGAGCTTTCAGACAAAGCTGAAGAAGGCAACTTTGTTAAGTATTTGACATACCAAGTTAAAGAACCCTCTGGCAAGCCAAAAGGGGAACTAAACTTGTCGTATAAGTTCGAGGATGATACACCAATAGTTACTGCCTATCCTCCTCCACATGTAGGAACGAGTAGTAGCTCAGCTTATAGACCATCAAGATTGAATATCCCACAAACTTATAACCCTCCTCAAAGTGGTACTTCACAATCTCCAATGGGATATCCTATTCATGGTGGGAGTCCACCACCGCCGCCGCTACCGGAGGGATATCCCACACCACCACCAGGGTTGGGATATCATCATCATGGGCAGCCACAGCAGCCAGCTGGGAAGAATAGTGGGAATAATAATGCTGGGTTAGAATTGGGCATGGCAGTGGTGGGAGGAATGCTTGGTGGAATTTTGATGGGAGAGTTGGTATCTGAATCTGATGATGTAGCTTCTAATGATGCAGATAATACCGGGTAGGATATACTGGtggttttgattctttttggtCTAATTATTATTCTTAGTTTTCTTATCCAATTGTATTTTCCCACAATTCTCATAATCTTTGTCTAAAGGTTCGTGCTCTAGGAAGATTTGATTAAATGCGACTTCtcaaaaattgcttgattttgtAATACAAGTTTGTAATTTAATCAATTGGGTGTGATATTTCGAAGATATGGAACTGAAAAATGGTAtgacttatcattttttttttaatggaatttttaTGATTGTCGTTCTTTGTTGTGATTCACAccatatttttggaaaagtttt
The sequence above is drawn from the Quercus lobata isolate SW786 chromosome 12, ValleyOak3.0 Primary Assembly, whole genome shotgun sequence genome and encodes:
- the LOC115972417 gene encoding protein SRC2 homolog — encoded protein: MEMKHLEITMNSARGLKKVNHLHAMDVYAVVTLSSNPQTEQRTPVDKGCGSKPMWNHTMKFTFDEAVAKMNYLFLNIKLRHHGHIRGDKEIGEVLVPVKELSDKAEEGNFVKYLTYQVKEPSGKPKGELNLSYKFEDDTPIVTAYPPPHVGTSSSSAYRPSRLNIPQTYNPPQSGTSQSPMGYPIHGGSPPPPPLPEGYPTPPPGLGYHHHGQPQQPAGKNSGNNNAGLELGMAVVGGMLGGILMGELVSESDDVASNDADNTG